Part of the Triticum aestivum cultivar Chinese Spring chromosome 4D, IWGSC CS RefSeq v2.1, whole genome shotgun sequence genome is shown below.
CCGCTATGTCGAAAAGAAGAAGATACCTTTCTCTGGTGCTCCCCACGACGATAGGAACCTTCCTGATGTTCACTTGGGGCTTTATGACGATGTTCTTGTCTTTGACAATGTTGAGAAGGTGCTTAATTCCTCAATATCCATTTCTAGCATGTCATCTTGAACAAAGTTCTGATTTGCTGTTGCCAGAGACGGCTACTGTTCTTCTTACTTGTTTCACATTATTTGATATATTTGGTTCATCACTATCAGTTTATGCATCTCCTTTCAAGGAAGCAAATTGACAGTAGTGCATGGTACACCATTGACCATAGGGAGACTAAGCTAAATTGTGCAAGCTTGTCATTTGTCATTAGCTCATTACTGCGTCAAGTGAAATTTCATCATTCCTGTTATTCCATGTTCAGTGGGTTGCAACTTACGAGTCAAAATAACATGTACTTGCTGTTCCTCATTTTAACTAGTGGAAAACTTGTATTCATGTCAAATTCCATGGCTCTGTGTTCATTGCAGAAAGTTTATGTCATCCATTGGGTAAGTGTGGACCGACATGCATCCACTGAGGAAGCGTATAAAGATGGCAGGTCCCGGTTGAAGCGGTTGCTTTCTAAAGTTTACAATGCTAATGTGTAAGATATGTTGTGCCTTTTCCTTAAATCTAATATTTTGCTAATTTTTGTTTGGTGCTCACAACTTGTACACCAATTTAATTTCTACCCCAGCCCCAAGCTCTCTCCAGGATTTGTGAAGCTACATACTCGGCAGTTCGGTACACCCTTGAATAAATCGACCATGACAAGTGATGAATACAAGAGTGCTGTTATGCAGGCTAAGGAGCATATTCTGGCCGGTAATATTTTCCAGATTGTTTTAAGCCAGCGTTTTGAGAGGCGAACTTATGCCACTCCATTTGAGGTTTACCGTGCTTTACGAATTGTCAACCCAAGCCCGTACATGGCTTATGTGCAGGTAAAGTTACCAGCTCTTTTGGGTATATGTTTTAAATCTGATTACAAGAAATTATTGATGCTGTCAATGTGTATTGTGTACCGTTGATTTGCTTTTGAAGTTTTAATAATGTCCCTTTATCATCTTTAGGCGAGAGGCTGTATCCTGGTAGCATCTAGTCCTGAAATTCTTACAAAAGTTGAGAAGGTATGCAGACCCATCTATTGCTATTAACCAGATGACATCATTGTCCTTTAGCTAATCTACaccataaaaaacatagggaaaGGTTATTAACCGGCCACTTGCTGGGACTACCCGAAGGGGTAAGACAGAGCATGAAGATAAATTGCAAGAGGAACAACTATTGAATGATCAAAAGCAATGTGCTGAACACATTATGCTTGTAGACTTGGGAAGGAATGATGTTGGCAGGGTATGTATTCCTTTTGCCTACTCTACATTCTGAGGCAATCTTTTTAACATTTTACCTAGTTATGGAATAAGTTTGGCAGCTTTATTATGCTGCACTTATATCCATTCTCCGGGACTTACAAAAGGGAATGTGTTAGCGCTGCTACCGCTGTAATATCACAAAATTTCCTTTTGTTGTATGGACTTGACAGGTATCCAAATCTGGATCTGTGAAGGTGGAGAAGTTGATGAACATTGAGCGGTACTCCCATGTTATGCACATCAGCTCCACGGTAAACTCCTTGTTGTGTGAACTATGATTCATATGGCACATTCATTTTACACTGGGAGTTTGCATTTAGTCCCTCTAGTTATTCTTGGTAATCACATTAAAATAGAGTTTTCATAAGTTCAGTATATGACAACTATATGACAACTATCTGCCAAATTACATTTTCATGCTACCAATATTTTTTTTACCTGTCATGTACCAATATTAAGCTAGTCGTTTTGTTTCTAATTCATTTCTTTGCTTATATTTGTACACATGTGGGTTTTGCCATTCATCACTTTAATCTTCTTTTTCCGTCATGGCATATTAAAGAAAATAAAGAGTTCATAGGTCAAATAAATCTCGCACTGTGAATAACTGATATGATATTCACTGTAGATGACATTTCTATATGTTATATAATTTAGTGACCAATTGTCACTAGATAAGGACTTGGTTTGTCATTTCAGAAATTCTAATAGAACTTAAGTACGCTTGTATGATGATTGGCAAGGAATTATAGCTTTCTGCAGTTATGTCGAACACCAATGTAATTTCACTTTGAACACTATGCAGGTTAGTGGAGAGTTAGATGATCATCTCGAAAGCTGGGATGCACTACGAGCAGCATTGCCTGTTGGAACAGTCAGTGGGGCACCAAAGGTTAACTCCTGCTTCCAATCTTATATGGACGTACTCTCCAACTTAACCAGTTTCTATTTTTGTTAAGTACTTGTTTGACAACTTTATTCCCTCTTAGCACCGTGAAGAATTTTTGTAGGCGATGTTTATGTATATCATTTTGCCTCTCCTCAGTAGATATTGTTATTTTGCATTTTCAAAATATTAGTCATATGGTCGGTTTGGATTCTTGATACATAGATTGCTGCATAAAAAAAATTCAGACTTCAATTATTGTACTCTCTGCTGTAAACTCCAATTGAATTGCTTAGATCCTTTATTCATACAATAGTCAGCTATAGCTACTGACACTTTTTTAGCAATCAATGCACCTTTCTCTTCTAAATAACCTGCTACGCTCTAAAAGTTTGTTTGACATAACCAGGTAAAAGCCATGGAGCTAATAGATCAGTTGGAAGTCACAAGACGAGGACCATACAGTGGTGGTTTAGGAGGGATATCATTTGATGGTGACATGCTTATTGCTCTTGCTCTCCGCACCATTGTATTCTCAACAGCTCCAAGCCACAATACGATGTACTCATACAAAAGCTCAGATAGGCGCCGAGAGTGGGTTGCTCACCTTCAGGCTGGTGCGGGCATTGTTGCTGATAGTATCCCAGACGATGAGCAAAAAGAATGTGAGAATAAGGCGGCTGCCCTAGCTCGGGCAATTGATCTTGCAGAGTCAGCTTTTGTAGACAAAGAATAGAGTGCTTATTAAATTATTTTTGTTagttgttcatcatttttcatccAGTTTATGTTGGAAAGTTGTTCATCATTTCTTCACCCAGTACATGTTGGGAAGAAAGAAGCAATAACCTTCTGCTGTCCTGTGAATTGAATAAATCTGGAGCTATAATAAGATGTATTTTGTTCATCAGAAAGGTTGATGTTTGCTTTGTCTAAAGCTTTATGAGTCTTGTTTGGAAGCATATGTAGTGTGTCTTACTGGATAATCTAAACTTTGCTTACAAACACTTAAGCCCTCATCCAAAGGAATCCCATTGGGAAAACACAAGCATCTTGTTCTTAAAGGATTTTCACTTTAGCTACATTTGATTCAACGGAATCAGCCAATGGATTTTCTTTTTAAGAATCAAAAGGAATTCTGAAACATTCTAAAATGGTTAGATATACCCACCACATCTTTTCTAGTAGAATTCTACGAGCCAAACATGTACGTTCATGGCTTACACGTATTCCTACTACATTTTGTGTTCTTAGAAAGCTATGAATCAAATAGGCTATTGCTTACAATCATGTGTAGGGTGTAGTTATTGCGTGCGGTGTTTCTGCTCCCGAGCTTATCTGCACCTGCcctgacgaaaaaaatcaaaacaatactaaaaaaattcaaaaaattccccaAAAAAATTTGTGGTAGATAAGTTTATGCGTGAGGTGCGctcaagtttcaactcatttggacatctgagcaactctcagcaaaaaagacgaATCCGGGGTCTGTGAAAATGTTTACTGTTTACACACTGTTCTGACCCGATATTTTTTtctgagagctgctcagatgttcaaataagttgaaatttgGAACGAACCTCACGCATAAAATTATCTATCACACAAAAAACAATTGGATTTTTAGGAATACTGTGGTTTCTGAAAAAACCTTGGTATTAAATACTTTGAAGTGTTTGGCTCAAAAAATTACTGTAGTTTAATATACCGAGGTATCTTTGATACTGTAGTTTTTCTGCAGTATTTAAAAAAGAGGCCCTGACCTCTTTCTTAAAAACTGAACCAAGTGAAGTCGTTGAGAGAGTGCTAAGCCTGTTGACACCGCCATCTACGCACTGATTAGAAAATCAGTCGCCGCGGCCGCCGACTCATCTATCTGTTGTATATTTTATAATGAATTCACTGGTTGCCGAATAGTTTCTGCACATCTCGAACAAAGCTAGCTTGCTAAATAGATTGGTCATTGGAGCACACTCGTACACAGGAGGTTGACTCGTGCATGGCCATGTAGCTGCAGGTGATTAATCCGGTCATACACTAGCACACGCTGATTAATCCGGTGATGTTGCTTTTTAGGTGTTGATAAGTTAGCACGTGCTATTCGGCCATGTAGTTATTAACAGAAACCGCAGCAAAATAACATCATTCTACTTGCACCGAATTCACCCTTCAAAAAAAAACTTGCACCGAATTCAAATATATAGATGAACCAACTACTTTTTTTACACACACAATATATTGTCATTTTTTTGCGAGAACATATATTGTCATATTGACATTTGGAATATTGTACAGTACTTTATTAAGAGTATAGCTTGCAATGTCAAAATCATTTGGTGTTGACAATATATCTTTGTTCTCTTGGTATTGTCATATTTATAATTTCGTTTCAGTACCCTcttcgttcacaaatataagatgttttgaatattttaatatgaactacaaagggattgaaatgagtgaacaaaaacACTAAAACCTCTATATACATCTGATTCATAAAAATTTTGGAAAATCTTATATTTGTGAAAGGAGGGAGTAACTCCGTTTGGAACAGAAGTTTTTCTTTCCTGACAGGTGGAACTGTCATTCAAAAATCAAGTGAGAAAACATTTGGCTCCAAATGGGCTCCTCTAGGTGCGGTCCAGTAAAAAAATTATATACTGTAACATCCCACCATGAACAAAAAGTACAATGTATAAACGGTCTGCAGAAACTTATCATAATTTCTACACATATGTTCACTCTCTACATGAAGAAAAGTAAACTTATAACATTAAAATTGTGACTAGGGTTATGTGCACAGAGGGAGCTGTTCAGCTGTTCCTCGCCACATCTATCTCATATGCTGCCTTCTGTTGGGAAGCTCCAACGACATAATGCTTGTACGATGCGTCTCTACACCAAGCACTAAAGAATAACATGTGTTAAACTTTGAAGTGAAGTGCACATTCTGTACAGCAGCAATTCACAGCTACTACCCTCAGCATCCTGTATCTCCTGAATCAGGGCTTCAAGTACATTATGTGCAATTTTCCATTTCAACATAAACCTTGTCAGCACTCGACGCATCAAAACCTCATGGCACTCTGATGAAGGTGGCAAACAAGTTTGCAAGTTGGTCCACCACATCACCTAGGTGAAACCTCCGTTGTGCTAAAATTACAGCTGTTCATGTCTCTAGTCTGTGTGGTGCAGGACCCAGCCGCGTTGACTCTGGTGCTCTGACTCGAGGACGTGTCCAGAGCCAAATCCCCCAAACTGCCCATTTTACGACGGGGTTCTTTCAGCACACCCGGTGGGACGGCGTTTTGAAGATCAATTTCTGTTTCATTAGCTAGCATATGGACCACCTGCTTCATGGATGGCCTCTGCTGTGCTGTTGCTTGGGTGCACAGAAGTGCCACCTTGATGAAACGAAGTACTTGCTCCTCTGGGTATTCTTCCACGTCTGGATCTACAATTTCCAAAAGCCTCCCTTCTTCTCGCAGCTTCCATGTCTGCAGTTCAGTCCAAGTCaattatgcaaaagaaaaaataggaTCACCATCACCAATATGTGCTGCGAGTCTACCATGGGGAAATCTAGGACTCTTTGTGCCCAGAATTATGATGCTGCAGCTATCAAGAGTTCATACAAGCATGGTATTGTATGGAgaaaggagaggaggaaggagaggcgaaAGTGAATTACCCATTCCACAAGGACATGCATATCTTCCCCCCAAGTCGATTTGCTGCTGCTTTCACCACTTATAACTTCAAGAAGCAGCACCCCGAAACTATATATGTCTGCTTTCTTGGTTAACTGTCCCAATAATGCATACTCTGGAGCCAAGTAACCCCTGCAGGAGAGATCATATCCGCAAAGGTCAATAGAAGTTTGTTGTTATGGAAAAAGCAAAATACAACTAATAGTCTTGACAGCATCACAACAGTCAAAATTGGTTCAACTGGGAGAAAAGTAACTGAAGGCAGCTGATTGAAATATCTTTGCTTTCATCGTTAATAGTAAGTACAGCATGATATTTGTTCCGGAGAAAATCTACATAAATACACATAACTCACACTGTAAAAGCAAATAAGTAAACCAAAAGATTTAGAGAGGACTGACATTGTTCCCGCAACGCGCGTGCTAATGTGAGTGATGGCATCAGGGAAAAGCTTGGCCAGTCCAAAATCTCCAATTTTAGGAACCAGTGTCTTATCAAGTAAGATGTTGCTAGCCTTGATATCACGGTGGACTATGCGTGGTTGTGCTTCCTCGTGAAGAAATGCAAGACCAGAAGCAGTTCCAGTACAAATGGCAGCTCTTGTTTGCCAGTTCAAAGGGATACATCTACTCTTTGGTCCTGATCACAAGGTAATGCACAGGATTATGAAAGTTAATATACAGGTCAGACTTTGTGCAAGTAAAATTCCAGTCTTAAACTTACCAAGCAAAGCATTTGACAAACTGTTGTTCTCCGCATATTCATACACCAATAATCTGTTATTCCCTTCGACACAGCAACCAATGAGCCTTACAAGGTTGGGGTGCCTGACATTTGATATGACATCGATTTCTGTCAAGAACTCATTAGTTCCTTGCTTTGATTCAGCTGAAAGCCTTTTAATTGCAACTTGGGTGCCATCTTTCAGGTCTCCCTAAGTGAAGGAGAACCACCGTTATTCATTCTTCCAAAAGAGAACATTGGTAGTAAAGTATGACTAATGAGCAGTGATAACATACGACATATAAAGTAAGAAGGCAGCAATACGACCCAATGATTCACCTTATAAACTGGTCCAAAACCCCCACGGCCAATGCAGTTTGTCATTTGAAAATTCCGTGTGGCAGATTTCAACTCTTTTAGTGAGAAGACTTGTATATTTCGTCCGGATCTTGATAATACATGGCCTGGACTTTTTTTCAGAGTTGATATCATCATTGGCAATTAAAAAGGAAAAGGCTGAGCAAAAATGCACTGAAACATAATAGTAAACATTATAGTTGAGGATTTGAGGGTACCATGGTTATGGCCAAGATCCTCGCAGTTAGATGATTAAACATACCAAAACATCGGCTTACTAGTTCAAGAAACAGAGatagaatttttttcttctttcttattgcttATGATATTGCCAGATGTGTGTCATGGTATAGTTTCTGATTGGATCACAAAACCTCTAGTGTAGGAAATGTTCCATTTAAGCCTGAGTTATGACACAGGTAAAACATCATACCAATAGCACTATCATATGTATGAAAAAGCCGACAAACATCTAGATATTTTTTCCTGTTACAAAACATTAAGGTACGCCAGTTTGCTGTTGGAATTCACAGTGTTCTGTGGTTCATATGAATGGAAGTCTCTGTTCTTCAGTCTCGTTGTTAAAAGGGGATTGCTGAAATTAACTTTTATCAAGGCACTAACTAGGGAAAGGACACTAAACTTCTCATGATTGAGTCCCTCTGTAACACTTGAATAATTGAAAAAACTAGTAAGGAGATACCATAAAGTGGTTGGGGACAACATAGCTAAGCAGGACAGGTCTGCAGCAAATCCCCCACTCTTTTCATGTCAAATAGCAAGTATGTTCTTAAAATTCGAAGACCAAAATGTTGGAAAGCTTTAAGCAGGACTATCAATTTAATCATTACCACACGAACAGAACCAATGAAACGTACCAGAACGAGGAGACGCAGCCGCGGCCGCTGGACCATTTGGACCTGGCCCCGACTTGGAGCCGCTCCAGAGGCAGCTGGCGGAGCTCCCCATGCGCCGAATCCCGTGGCCTACCCGAGACCTTTATCCGAAGCCAGTTCCAATCTGCGCCCGGAGCTGTGGAGGGGACGAAATTAACCATCTCAGCACGATGGAGTAACCaaaacacacatacacacatgacCTCCTCCACCGGATCGCGGCAGTCGACGAAGGGGAACAAGCAGGGAAGCTAAAAACCTAGCTTGTAAATTTGTACGGCGACACTAATCACCAGCTAGACTTTGGGCAACCCGGAAAGCCCGAGGGGGTAGTAGCACCAACCTGGTCGAGGAGCAGATGATGGGCTGGTGGCTGCGGCGGAAGCAGATTGGTGGAGCTGCCGGAAGTTCCCACCGGGGCGAGCCAACCGAATGTTTTgcggcgccgccgccaccgacgcctcgTGGTGGTGTGGTGGACAAGCCAAGCCGAGGAGGTAGGCGGGGGcgaggagggggagaggagagcAGAGCAGGCGGAAGTTTTACCGGGTCTCGGCTGTGGCGGAGCGCGTCGCTTTTGTTCGTTTTTGGGGGCAGCGACGAGGATGGTCCGACGAACGCACTGACCGGTTGACCATGTGACCCGCCCCCAGCGAGTCCACGTTTCTGGGTCACGGCTCGgcccaacccaacccaacccaacccgGCGGCATGAGAATTCCGTCCGTCGTGGGGCTACCTGCCGCTGGTTCCTATTCGGCGCCTTATGCGCCCGATTCTTCGTATTCCGCAAACCGGCGCACACCCGCCgtccgcgctgggccggcccatttagttGGTTTTTTCTGTGAAAAACTGCAACAAAAATTGCGCGGCGAGGGGTTTCGATACTGCGCTCGCCTTGTCCTACATGGAGCACAGTAACCACCACGCTAACAACATTTCTTATGAATACTAACCCTCGTCCTCACCCTTTTGTTCTTTACTTactttttctccttttctttttgtcatttagtttccctttttttctttctatAAAATCCGCGAAATGTTTCTCAAAATCCGTTAACTTTTTCAAAATTATGTTTTTTTCAAAATGTTTCTCAAATTTGGTGACCCTTTttcaaattcgttgaacttttttcaaatccgatgaacttttttgaaattcaatgaactgtttttttattttgatgaactttttccaaattcagtgaacttttttgaacttcaatgaactttttttcaaattcatgatttgtttttcatattcgatgaactttttttttcaaatttgatgaacttttttcaactttgttgaactttttttcaaattcgctgaactttttttcaaatgcgatgaacttttttttcaaaaagatgaacttttttcacttttccataaacgtttttcaaaatcgatgaacttttcttaaaaATGATTAACTTTTTTCTCGAAATCATTGAGTTTTTTAAGTTTATGTACTttttcttcaaaaatgatgaacttttgtctcAAAATCGATGATTGTTTTTGTAGTTGTGAGATTTTTTCGTCAAATGTTGAACTTTGgctcaaaatcgatgaacatttttcaaattcatgatttaaaaaaaactAAGGGATAATAAATAGCGCAGCCACACGTGTTCTTATACTATAAGCGCTATTATTGGCTACAAGTGTTCAATGGGTGTAGTGGTTAGCTAAGCTGGAAGCCAGGAATAAATGGGTGGCGTTGTGAGTTCGGATCCCGGTGGAAGCAGTTTTTGTGCCTTTTTCTGTAGTTTTTGGTTCGTTGCGCTTTGCCTTACCGGGCCGGCCCAACAAGGCACTGCGTGGGCGCCATAAACCTGTTCGGGCGCATAAGGCGCCGAACAGGAGGTCTCCTACCTGCCTGCCTGCGCGCTCGGGCACGCGCACGCGTGGGTGGCCGCGCTGACGGGTCTGCCACCCTGCGTACGTACGTGGCTTCGTTCGTTCATGGATCGAAAGATCCGCGTTTCATCACGAGCACCGCGTCTTCCGTCCTCCGTACAAAAGTTTGCTCGGCACCACACGCGGGATCGGGCTCGGGTTCCCGTGTAGAAATGATGGTTGTGGGTTGTTTTGTAGACAGTTATGTGTTCAAACAACGTGTCAGGAAGCAATTCTCGCTCTAGATTGACTTTTCTTTTTCTTGCAGTAAATTAATAGCTGCTGCCCGACGTCAAAGGTGTGATCTTCTAGATGCCCTGGCTGAAAGTCAGCCCAAGAAATATCCCGCAGCAGGAATTGTTGACAAGCCTCCTCAGATAGCATCTCCAACGGATGATTGATGATGCAAAATACGACGCTCAAAAACAGTATTATAGCATCTCCAACGGATGATTGATGATGCAAAATACGACGCTCAAAAACAGTATTATAGCATCTCCAACGGATGCCAAAATACCATCCCATTGTTAGATTCTTCTGAGATGAAATGAAGCCTTCTCAGTGCATGTGCTTTCTGGACCGTCCGATTGGGCTTCCAAACAAATTCAGACCGTCCGATCTTGAGATGAGACGATCATGGTCGTCGGATCAGGTCTGGTGTGAAAACCAATGAATAGTGCATCTCTTTCGCCCTTCGTTTTTCACGCGTTCGGCCTTCCTACCtctccatgacaggtggggccaggcgGGATGGGCCGGCGCTGTCATAGACTGTGGAAGCGGGTGTGTCCTGTGCTGGTTTGAATGGGCGTGGGGGTCGGGCCACCACGTGTAGGTTCGCTTGCCCGCCGAGGGTATTTGTGGGATTTCACGTCAAGGCACTTGTATGGGGTCCGGTGAATGGCTCGACTGGGTGAAACCCTAGCCACTATCCCCGCCGCGCCCCTGTCTTTCTCTCTTGCCACAGTCGTCACGCTCCCCCTTCCTTTCTCGTCGCCGAGCTTGCCGCCACCGCTACTCACtcaccgccacccccaccccatTCCCTAGACACTGAGCGTGAGCAGCAGCGCGAGTGGCACGGCTGGCGAGTCGGCTTTGTCATACGAGGGGCGCACCAAGAAGGCCATGGAGCACGGCCGGACAAAGGCGATGGCCACATGTAGCCATCATTGAGAGGAGTGTCAGCCGCCGAGACAGCCGTCCACGTCGCCATTGCCGTCGTCCTCGCACCGGCAGAtcctccggcgcgactccctcgaGGAGCTTCCACCTACCCACCGTGGTCGTCGGTGGGTCATGCTCCTCGAGTGAGCACTTCCCTCTACAACCTCGGTCCCCTGTCTCTACTTCTCCACCGCGACACCGTCCTCCAGATCTACATCGGTCGTTCGATCTACACCACCCTACATCGGCCGCTCGATCTGCACCGCCACAAAAATCAACTGGCACATTGATCCGAGGTGAGCATCCCCTTACCAAATCATCCTCTTGCACATGCCTTCTCACGTGGCTCACCCCATTCAGGGTGCTCAATTGCTGACCCGACTGCCTGGGGGTTGATTGCTGGCCGGCCGACTGTGGATGTGCTACCGGCGATGAGATCTAGAAGGAGgagtgctacttcttgagtttgcgttggttttttccttaaagaggaaagggtgatgcaacaaagtagagataagtattttcctcagttaagaaccaaggtatcaatccagtagaaaaaacgcgcaagtccccaatatatgcacctacacaaacaatcaaacacttgcacccaacgcgaaaaaggggttgtcaatcccttcacaatcacTTGCAAAggttagatctgatagagatagatataaaagattactaaaacataaaagtaaataaattgcagcaaggtatttttggtatatagatctgaaaatatatgaagaaaaatatacccgggggccataggtttcactagaggcttctctcttgaaggcaaataatacggtgggtgaacaaattactgtcgagcaattgataaaaaagcgcaaagttttgacgatatccaagacaatgattatgaatataggcatcacgtccgtgtcaagtagaccgactcctgcctgcatctactactattactccacacatcgatcgctatccagcatgcatctagaatattaagttcataaagaatggagtaacgccttaattaagatgacatgat
Proteins encoded:
- the LOC123097973 gene encoding anthranilate synthase alpha subunit 2, chloroplastic, translated to MESLAAATFSPSRLAAHPAPPAAAAAGRSRAVAARGRRRSSSGLRCSSASARASATPVINGSAAAKAEEEDRRRFFEAAARGTGKGNLVPVWECIVSDHLTPVLAYRCLVPEDDMDTPSFLFESVEQGLEGTTNVGRYSMVGAHPVMEVVAKENKVTIMDHEKAEVTEKIMDDPMQVPRSIMEGWHPQEIDQLPEAFSGGWVGFFSYDTVRYVEKKKIPFSGAPHDDRNLPDVHLGLYDDVLVFDNVEKKVYVIHWVSVDRHASTEEAYKDGRSRLKRLLSKVYNANVPKLSPGFVKLHTRQFGTPLNKSTMTSDEYKSAVMQAKEHILAGNIFQIVLSQRFERRTYATPFEVYRALRIVNPSPYMAYVQARGCILVASSPEILTKVEKGKVINRPLAGTTRRGKTEHEDKLQEEQLLNDQKQCAEHIMLVDLGRNDVGRVSKSGSVKVEKLMNIERYSHVMHISSTVSGELDDHLESWDALRAALPVGTVSGAPKVKAMELIDQLEVTRRGPYSGGLGGISFDGDMLIALALRTIVFSTAPSHNTMYSYKSSDRRREWVAHLQAGAGIVADSIPDDEQKECENKAAALARAIDLAESAFVDKE
- the LOC123097974 gene encoding cold-responsive protein kinase 1 isoform X3, producing MVQRPRLRLLVLGDLKDGTQVAIKRLSAESKQGTNEFLTEIDVISNVRHPNLVRLIGCCVEGNNRLLVYEYAENNSLSNALLGPKSRCIPLNWQTRAAICTGTASGLAFLHEEAQPRIVHRDIKASNILLDKTLVPKIGDFGLAKLFPDAITHISTRVAGTMGYLAPEYALLGQLTKKADIYSFGVLLLEVISGESSSKSTWGEDMHVLVEWTWKLREEGRLLEIVDPDVEEYPEEQVLRFIKVALLCTQATAQQRPSMKQVVHMLANETEIDLQNAVPPGVLKEPRRKMGSLGDLALDTSSSQSTRVNAAGSCTTQTRDMNSCNFSTTEVSPR
- the LOC123097974 gene encoding putative serine/threonine-protein kinase isoform X1, which translates into the protein MGSSASCLWSGSKSGPGPNGPAAAAASPRSGHVLSRSGRNIQVFSLKELKSATRNFQMTNCIGRGGFGPVYKGDLKDGTQVAIKRLSAESKQGTNEFLTEIDVISNVRHPNLVRLIGCCVEGNNRLLVYEYAENNSLSNALLGPKSRCIPLNWQTRAAICTGTASGLAFLHEEAQPRIVHRDIKASNILLDKTLVPKIGDFGLAKLFPDAITHISTRVAGTMGYLAPEYALLGQLTKKADIYSFGVLLLEVISGESSSKSTWGEDMHVLVEWTWKLREEGRLLEIVDPDVEEYPEEQVLRFIKVALLCTQATAQQRPSMKQVVHMLANETEIDLQNAVPPGVLKEPRRKMGSLGDLALDTSSSQSTRVNAAGSCTTQTRDMNSCNFSTTEVSPR
- the LOC123097974 gene encoding cold-responsive protein kinase 1 isoform X2; this encodes MTNCIGRGGFGPVYKGDLKDGTQVAIKRLSAESKQGTNEFLTEIDVISNVRHPNLVRLIGCCVEGNNRLLVYEYAENNSLSNALLGPKSRCIPLNWQTRAAICTGTASGLAFLHEEAQPRIVHRDIKASNILLDKTLVPKIGDFGLAKLFPDAITHISTRVAGTMGYLAPEYALLGQLTKKADIYSFGVLLLEVISGESSSKSTWGEDMHVLVEWTWKLREEGRLLEIVDPDVEEYPEEQVLRFIKVALLCTQATAQQRPSMKQVVHMLANETEIDLQNAVPPGVLKEPRRKMGSLGDLALDTSSSQSTRVNAAGSCTTQTRDMNSCNFSTTEVSPR